From a single Kitasatospora sp. NBC_00458 genomic region:
- a CDS encoding serine hydrolase, which yields MLSVVVAPWGGDPVFVRAGDEPHDAASTMKVAVLAALHRGGADLDARVPVVNAFASAAGGEFGNDPDWDSDPVPWGLLGRTAPLRLLAERMITHSSNLATNLCLARTGHAAVAEAWRRAGATHSASPRGIEDYRARDAGLHNRVTARDLVRLLQSLDGEPELLALLERNAFRVDLAAGLPPGTRVAFKNGWFPGVRHSVGLVHPDDCPPYLLAVCYTGPLASGADEAEADPAARLVARISAAVWARRHAVAARAVAARAVAAREVGG from the coding sequence ATGTTGTCCGTGGTGGTGGCCCCCTGGGGCGGTGATCCGGTGTTCGTGCGGGCCGGGGACGAGCCGCACGACGCGGCGAGCACGATGAAGGTGGCCGTGCTGGCCGCACTGCACCGCGGCGGGGCGGACCTCGACGCCCGCGTCCCGGTCGTGAACGCCTTCGCCTCGGCCGCGGGCGGCGAGTTCGGCAACGACCCGGACTGGGACAGCGACCCCGTCCCCTGGGGCCTGCTCGGCCGGACGGCCCCGCTCCGGCTGCTCGCCGAGCGGATGATCACCCACTCCTCGAACCTCGCCACCAACCTCTGCCTCGCCCGTACCGGTCACGCCGCGGTGGCCGAGGCCTGGCGCCGCGCGGGCGCCACGCACAGCGCCAGCCCGCGCGGCATCGAGGACTACCGGGCGCGTGACGCCGGGCTGCACAACCGGGTGACCGCCCGCGACCTGGTCCGCCTCCTCCAGTCCCTCGACGGCGAACCGGAGCTGCTCGCACTGCTCGAACGCAACGCCTTCCGGGTCGACCTCGCGGCCGGCCTGCCGCCCGGCACCAGGGTGGCGTTCAAGAACGGCTGGTTCCCCGGGGTGCGCCACAGCGTCGGCCTGGTCCACCCGGACGACTGCCCGCCGTACCTGCTGGCGGTCTGCTACACCGGCCCGTTGGCCTCCGGCGCGGACGAGGCGGAGGCGGACCCGGCGGCGCGGCTGGTGGCCCGGATCTCGGCCGCGGTCTGGGCGCGCCGGCACGCCGTCGCCGCCCGTGCCGTCGCCGCCCGTGCCGTCGCCGCCCGGGAGGTCGGCGGGTAG
- a CDS encoding aminotransferase class I/II-fold pyridoxal phosphate-dependent enzyme — translation MTSSSLFHMLDLHEAVERARQQPDGRLFVSDYNGGHPFVADYLGDLAHTPPYRLGDVTRYPAIDEDHALRGKIARLHESYDGEPCSPAQVVPAGGSSALLATFCTWLRLTGHTRIHYLPPVYYKFAYLFRRFGIEPVKLTEAHAHQPGFSLRLPDERTVLLLTDPVWYTGRRVPELVLKQLAAWQLATGSLVFVDGTFQYMRWDGGRREDSAALPAEHTLRMVCPTKYLSIHGYRCAHLLVPEPLREPLAELHLNLHGDVTMADRLFAHRAADLMLIEGNHRLLDHVRDGHQRLTAAGALAAQEPIDTGYFLFARPNAPAERLLALDGRHFELSGRPGFVRINLLNEAALEGLTALAAQDRP, via the coding sequence ATGACGTCGTCGTCGCTGTTCCACATGCTCGACCTGCACGAAGCCGTGGAACGGGCCCGGCAGCAGCCGGACGGACGGCTGTTCGTCTCCGACTACAACGGCGGCCACCCCTTCGTGGCCGACTACCTCGGCGACCTCGCCCACACCCCGCCGTACCGGCTCGGCGACGTCACCCGCTACCCGGCGATCGACGAGGACCACGCGCTGCGCGGCAAGATCGCCCGCCTGCACGAGAGTTACGACGGCGAACCGTGCTCCCCCGCCCAGGTCGTCCCGGCCGGCGGCTCCAGCGCCCTGCTCGCCACCTTCTGCACCTGGCTGCGGCTCACCGGCCACACCCGCATCCACTACCTGCCGCCGGTCTACTACAAGTTCGCCTACCTCTTCCGGCGGTTCGGCATCGAGCCGGTCAAGCTCACCGAGGCGCACGCCCACCAGCCCGGGTTCAGCCTCCGGCTGCCCGACGAGCGGACCGTCCTGCTGCTCACCGACCCGGTCTGGTACACCGGCCGACGCGTTCCGGAGCTCGTGCTCAAGCAGCTCGCCGCGTGGCAACTCGCCACCGGATCGCTGGTGTTCGTCGACGGCACCTTCCAGTACATGCGCTGGGACGGCGGCCGCCGGGAGGACTCCGCCGCACTGCCCGCCGAGCACACGCTGCGGATGGTCTGCCCGACCAAGTACCTGTCCATCCACGGCTACCGCTGCGCCCACCTGCTCGTCCCCGAACCGCTGCGCGAACCGCTCGCCGAGCTCCACCTCAACCTGCACGGCGACGTGACCATGGCCGACCGGCTGTTCGCCCACCGGGCCGCCGACCTGATGCTGATCGAGGGCAACCACCGGCTGCTCGACCACGTCCGCGACGGCCACCAGCGGCTCACCGCGGCGGGCGCCCTGGCCGCACAGGAACCGATCGACACCGGCTACTTCCTGTTCGCCCGGCCGAACGCCCCCGCCGAACGGCTGCTCGCCCTGGACGGCCGGCACTTCGAACTCTCCGGCCGGCCCGGGTTCGTGCGGATCAACCTGCTCAACGAGGCTGCGCTGGAGGGCCTCACGGCGCTGGCGGCCCAGGACCGGCCGTAG
- a CDS encoding FAD-dependent monooxygenase: MTPPLRVLVHGGGIGGLTAATALARRGHRVDVVELRDELEALGVGIIQPSNALHVMREIGILDQCLKAGFEWEVLTICDPAGATVAKIPQPRMGDAPSNNGIPRPALARLLGEAATAAGVGIRFGTTIAELVDEGEEVAVTLSDGQSGRYDLVVGFDGIGSPLRKRLYGEAYAPEYTGFANWRVTLPRSPEVQGVVMSAGNLKAKALLTPISEDLMYLGSVFAEAEDFRPDQELAHEQLRERLAGFGGPIAEALAQVTDPAAVVYTRISQVTVEEPWHVGRVVLAGDAAHASTPHLAQGAAMAVEDALVLAQSLDAAETVPAALAAWEERRRPRAMWVQALSRAILKQETGTPTTPEEDELLKVGIPGAAHVLVKPY, translated from the coding sequence ATGACCCCACCCCTGCGCGTACTCGTCCACGGCGGCGGCATCGGCGGCCTGACCGCCGCCACCGCCCTCGCCCGGCGCGGCCACCGGGTCGACGTCGTGGAGCTGCGCGACGAGCTGGAGGCGCTCGGCGTCGGCATCATCCAGCCGTCCAACGCGCTGCACGTGATGCGCGAGATCGGCATCCTCGACCAGTGCCTCAAGGCCGGGTTCGAGTGGGAGGTGCTGACCATCTGCGACCCGGCCGGCGCCACCGTCGCGAAGATCCCGCAGCCCCGGATGGGCGACGCGCCGTCCAACAACGGCATCCCCCGGCCCGCCCTCGCCCGACTGCTCGGCGAGGCCGCCACCGCCGCCGGGGTCGGCATCCGGTTCGGCACCACGATCGCCGAACTCGTCGACGAGGGCGAGGAGGTGGCGGTCACCCTGTCCGACGGGCAGAGCGGCCGCTACGACCTCGTGGTCGGCTTCGACGGCATCGGCTCGCCGCTGCGCAAGCGGCTCTACGGCGAGGCCTACGCGCCCGAGTACACCGGCTTCGCCAACTGGCGCGTCACCCTGCCCCGTTCGCCCGAGGTGCAGGGCGTCGTGATGTCGGCCGGCAACCTCAAGGCCAAGGCGCTGCTCACGCCGATCAGCGAGGACCTGATGTACCTGGGCTCGGTGTTCGCCGAGGCCGAGGACTTCCGGCCGGACCAGGAGCTGGCCCACGAGCAGCTGCGCGAGCGGCTGGCCGGCTTCGGCGGGCCGATCGCCGAGGCACTGGCCCAGGTCACCGACCCGGCCGCGGTGGTGTACACCCGGATCTCCCAGGTCACCGTCGAGGAGCCCTGGCACGTCGGCCGGGTGGTGCTGGCCGGCGACGCCGCGCACGCGTCCACCCCGCACCTGGCCCAGGGCGCGGCGATGGCCGTGGAGGACGCCCTGGTGCTCGCCCAGAGCCTGGACGCCGCCGAGACCGTGCCCGCCGCGCTGGCCGCCTGGGAGGAGCGCCGCCGGCCGCGCGCGATGTGGGTGCAGGCGCTGTCCCGGGCCATCCTCAAGCAGGAGACCGGCACGCCGACCACCCCGGAGGAGGACGAGCTGCTGAAGGTCGGCATCCCGGGCGCCGCCCACGTCCTCGTCAAGCCGTACTGA